The proteins below come from a single Psychrobacter sp. PL19 genomic window:
- a CDS encoding electron transfer flavoprotein subunit beta/FixA family protein: MKALVAVKRVIDYNVKVRVKADNSGVDLSNTKMSINPFDEIAVEEAVRLKEAGVIDEIIVASIGPKESQEQIRAALALGADRGVLVVSDDKPYPLQVAKILKSIAEQEGTDIILLGKQAIDDDNNQTGQMLAALMGAGQGTFASEVKVEGDKVHVTREVDGGLQTVELALPAIITTDLRLNEPRYAKLPNIMKAKKKPLDEKTPADFGVEMASKQEIIKVEPPAERKAGIKVGSVDELVDKLRNEAQVI, from the coding sequence ATGAAAGCATTAGTAGCGGTCAAGCGTGTCATTGATTATAACGTCAAAGTTCGTGTAAAAGCTGATAACTCTGGTGTGGATCTATCCAACACCAAAATGTCTATTAACCCCTTTGATGAAATCGCGGTTGAAGAAGCGGTGCGCCTAAAAGAAGCGGGTGTGATCGACGAAATCATTGTGGCCTCAATTGGGCCAAAAGAATCACAAGAACAGATCCGTGCTGCCTTAGCACTGGGTGCTGATCGCGGTGTACTGGTAGTATCTGATGACAAGCCTTATCCGCTACAAGTAGCTAAAATCTTGAAAAGCATTGCTGAGCAAGAAGGCACCGACATCATTTTATTGGGTAAACAGGCCATTGATGATGATAACAACCAAACTGGTCAGATGCTTGCTGCGCTAATGGGTGCTGGTCAGGGTACATTCGCCTCAGAAGTTAAAGTCGAAGGCGACAAGGTCCATGTTACTCGTGAAGTGGATGGTGGCCTACAAACTGTTGAACTTGCGTTACCGGCGATTATTACTACCGATTTGCGTTTAAATGAGCCACGCTACGCGAAGTTACCAAATATCATGAAAGCGAAGAAGAAGCCGCTTGATGAAAAAACACCAGCAGATTTTGGTGTAGAAATGGCCTCTAAGCAAGAAATTATTAAAGTCGAGCCACCTGCCGAGCGTAAAGCTGGTATCAAGGTGGGTTCAGTTGATGAGTTGGTCGACAAGTTACGAAATGAAGCACAGGTAATTTAA
- a CDS encoding cold-shock protein, with the protein MSDKVEGTVKWFNEAKGFGFIAQDNGGQDVFAHYSAIQGGGFKTLAEGQKVSFILGDGKKGPQAEQIEAI; encoded by the coding sequence ATGTCAGATAAAGTTGAAGGCACTGTAAAGTGGTTTAATGAAGCTAAAGGTTTTGGTTTTATCGCTCAAGACAATGGCGGACAAGACGTATTCGCTCACTACAGCGCTATCCAAGGTGGCGGTTTCAAAACCCTAGCCGAAGGACAAAAAGTGTCTTTCATCTTAGGTGATGGCAAAAAAGGCCCACAAGCTGAGCAAATCGAGGCTATCTAA
- the ilvC gene encoding ketol-acid reductoisomerase, with protein MNVFYDKDCDLSIIQGKKVAIIGYGSQGHAHALNLQESGVDVTVGLRANSSSWKKAENAGLKVAEAQDAVKGADVVMILTPDEFQKQLYNDVIEPNIKQGATLAFAHGFAIHYNQVEPRADLDVIMVAPKAPGHTVRSEFEKGRGIPDLIAIYQDASGQAKQLALSYAAGVGGGRSGIIETTFKDETETDLFGEQAVLCGGAVELVKMGFETLTEAGYAPEMAYFECLHELKLIVDLMYEGGIADMNYSISNNAEYGEYVTGPEVINEQSREAMRNALKRIQSGEYAKMFITEGATNYPSMTARRRNNAEHEIELTGAKLRGMMPWIGSNKIIDKDKN; from the coding sequence ATGAACGTTTTTTATGATAAAGACTGTGATCTATCTATTATCCAAGGCAAAAAAGTTGCCATTATTGGTTACGGTTCACAAGGTCACGCCCACGCCTTAAACCTACAAGAATCTGGCGTAGATGTGACTGTTGGCTTACGTGCTAACTCAAGCTCATGGAAAAAAGCTGAAAATGCCGGCCTAAAAGTCGCCGAAGCACAAGATGCCGTAAAAGGCGCTGACGTGGTCATGATTTTGACCCCTGATGAGTTCCAAAAGCAGCTATACAATGACGTGATTGAGCCTAATATTAAACAAGGTGCTACTCTAGCCTTTGCTCATGGTTTTGCCATTCATTATAACCAAGTTGAGCCACGTGCCGATCTCGACGTTATTATGGTTGCCCCTAAAGCGCCAGGTCATACGGTACGCTCTGAGTTCGAAAAAGGCCGTGGTATTCCTGATCTTATCGCCATCTATCAAGATGCATCAGGTCAAGCCAAGCAATTAGCCTTGTCGTACGCTGCTGGTGTGGGTGGCGGTCGTTCCGGTATTATTGAAACTACCTTTAAAGATGAAACTGAAACTGATCTCTTTGGTGAGCAAGCAGTACTGTGTGGCGGCGCCGTTGAGCTGGTCAAAATGGGCTTTGAAACCCTAACTGAAGCCGGTTATGCACCAGAAATGGCCTACTTTGAGTGCTTACATGAGTTAAAGCTGATTGTTGACTTGATGTATGAAGGCGGTATTGCTGATATGAACTACTCAATCAGTAACAATGCCGAATATGGCGAATATGTGACTGGTCCTGAAGTTATCAATGAGCAATCACGTGAAGCCATGCGTAATGCGCTAAAACGTATCCAGTCTGGCGAATACGCTAAAATGTTCATCACTGAAGGGGCGACTAATTACCCATCAATGACCGCTCGTCGTCGTAACAATGCTGAGCATGAAATTGAACTTACTGGTGCTAAATTGCGCGGTATGATGCCTTGGATTGGTAGTAATAAAATTATCGATAAAGACAAAAACTAA
- the ilvN gene encoding acetolactate synthase small subunit, with product MQQQHLISVLMENEAGSLSRLVGLFSQRGYNIETLNVAPTDDPTISRLTLTTTTSPEKIEQVTKQLHKLIEVVKVLNLSDTVHVERELMLIKVRATGNVREEIKRSADVFRAQIVDVNANLYTIQIVGDTAKLDGFIEVIGRERILEVVRSGTIGIARGEKTLSI from the coding sequence ATGCAACAACAACATCTGATTTCGGTATTAATGGAAAACGAAGCGGGGTCGTTGTCGCGGTTAGTCGGCTTATTCTCCCAACGTGGTTACAATATTGAGACTCTGAACGTCGCACCGACCGACGATCCGACCATCTCACGCTTGACCTTGACCACCACCACCTCCCCTGAAAAAATTGAGCAAGTGACCAAGCAATTGCATAAGCTGATTGAAGTGGTTAAGGTGCTTAACTTATCAGATACTGTACACGTTGAGCGCGAACTAATGCTGATTAAAGTTCGCGCTACTGGTAACGTGCGTGAAGAGATTAAGCGCAGTGCTGATGTCTTTCGAGCACAGATTGTTGACGTCAATGCCAATTTATATACCATTCAAATCGTTGGTGATACTGCCAAGCTTGATGGCTTTATTGAGGTCATCGGTCGCGAACGTATCTTAGAAGTGGTACGCTCGGGTACGATTGGCATTGCCCGTGGTGAAAAAACGCTGAGTATATAA
- a CDS encoding acetolactate synthase 3 large subunit: MLSGAEMLVQALTDEGVKYIFGYPGGAVLHIYDALFQQEQIEHILVRHEQAAGHMADAYSRVTGNTGVVLATSGPGATNTVTAIATAFMDSVPMVVIAGQVPSSLIGEDAFQETDMIGVSRPIVKHSFQVRHASEIPMIVKKAFHIAKAGRPGPVVIDVPKDMTAPSEKYAYEYPAEVFVRSYQPSIKGHSGQIKKAVETLLAAKRPVVYAGGGVIWSKAHKELTELGHRLNLPVTNTLMGLGTFPGSDPQFLGMLGMHGTYEANMSMHHADVILAVGARFDDRVTNNVKKFCPNATIIHIDIDPTSISKTVFAHIPIVGDVKSVLTDMLGIIGEDKELEQHALLDWWSQINEWRKRHGLRYDTSTDNGIKPQSAVQTLCKVTNGNAIITSDVGQHQMFAALYYTYKEPGQWLNSGGLGTMGVGLPYAMAAKLAYPDRDVVCVTGEGSIQMNIQELSTCLQYNLPVKIFNINNAQLGMVKQWQDMVYEGRHAQSYMNSLPDFVKLAESYGHVGIKITDPETMEAQIAEAMAMTDKLVFIDVHVDRNEHVYPMHVAGQTMRDMWLSKGERT, from the coding sequence ATGCTATCAGGTGCTGAAATGTTGGTGCAAGCGTTGACCGACGAGGGTGTCAAATATATTTTTGGCTATCCAGGCGGTGCGGTCCTGCATATTTATGACGCCTTGTTTCAGCAGGAACAAATTGAGCATATTTTAGTACGTCATGAGCAAGCAGCGGGCCATATGGCTGATGCCTACTCACGGGTCACCGGTAATACGGGTGTGGTGCTAGCGACTTCTGGTCCGGGTGCGACTAACACAGTTACTGCTATTGCCACTGCCTTTATGGATTCAGTACCGATGGTAGTGATTGCCGGTCAGGTACCGAGTAGCTTAATCGGTGAAGATGCTTTTCAAGAAACCGATATGATTGGGGTATCACGTCCTATCGTCAAGCACAGCTTTCAAGTGCGTCATGCTAGCGAAATTCCGATGATTGTCAAAAAAGCCTTCCATATTGCCAAGGCTGGTCGTCCGGGTCCCGTGGTCATTGATGTTCCTAAAGATATGACTGCACCTAGCGAAAAATATGCTTATGAATACCCAGCAGAAGTGTTCGTACGTTCTTATCAGCCTTCGATTAAAGGCCATAGCGGTCAAATAAAAAAAGCCGTTGAGACCTTACTCGCTGCAAAACGCCCGGTCGTTTATGCGGGTGGTGGTGTCATTTGGAGTAAAGCTCATAAAGAGTTGACTGAGCTTGGTCATCGCTTAAATTTACCCGTGACCAACACCTTGATGGGGCTAGGTACATTCCCAGGTTCTGATCCGCAGTTTCTTGGTATGCTTGGTATGCATGGCACCTATGAGGCCAATATGAGCATGCATCATGCGGACGTCATTTTGGCAGTCGGCGCACGTTTTGATGATCGTGTGACTAACAATGTCAAAAAATTCTGTCCTAATGCGACCATCATTCATATCGATATTGACCCCACTTCTATTTCAAAGACTGTCTTTGCCCACATTCCTATTGTTGGTGACGTAAAATCGGTACTGACGGACATGTTAGGAATCATTGGCGAAGATAAAGAATTAGAGCAGCATGCATTACTAGACTGGTGGTCACAAATCAATGAATGGCGTAAACGTCATGGCTTGCGTTATGACACTAGCACAGACAATGGTATCAAGCCGCAAAGCGCCGTACAAACCTTATGCAAAGTGACTAATGGTAATGCCATTATCACCAGTGACGTTGGTCAGCACCAAATGTTCGCCGCACTTTATTACACCTATAAAGAGCCAGGTCAATGGCTTAACTCGGGTGGTCTTGGTACTATGGGTGTTGGCCTGCCGTATGCTATGGCGGCCAAACTTGCCTATCCTGATCGCGATGTGGTTTGTGTCACCGGTGAAGGCTCTATTCAGATGAATATTCAAGAGCTGTCAACCTGCTTACAATACAATCTACCGGTCAAAATCTTTAATATAAACAACGCGCAGCTAGGTATGGTAAAGCAGTGGCAGGACATGGTGTATGAAGGCCGTCACGCGCAGTCTTATATGAACTCGCTACCAGACTTTGTAAAATTAGCCGAAAGTTATGGTCACGTCGGGATCAAAATTACCGACCCTGAGACTATGGAAGCACAAATTGCTGAAGCAATGGCCATGACAGACAAGCTAGTATTTATTGATGTTCATGTTGATCGCAATGAGCATGTGTATCCGATGCACGTTGCTGGGCAAACGATGCGTGACATGTGGTTATCAAAAGGGGAGCGTACTTAA
- a CDS encoding DUF4124 domain-containing protein has translation MPYAPTTYAPTISTATKLLVTLSTTCMLALTMNASHAIQVYKSIGSHGEVKYSQHAPKNGKNIEVIEFRSDGRQTNTGQLAGKTETNQNNNTQNAEDQRVAQLEARIRDQEANANAQRCQSLRNNLTNLNVGGRIYEMDASGKRQYLDGREIELKRERVQQAISQYCNGSTT, from the coding sequence ATGCCATATGCGCCTACTACATATGCGCCTACCATAAGTACCGCTACTAAGCTGCTGGTTACGCTTAGCACCACCTGTATGCTGGCACTAACTATGAATGCCAGTCATGCCATCCAGGTGTATAAATCTATCGGCAGCCATGGTGAAGTTAAATACAGTCAGCATGCGCCGAAAAATGGTAAAAATATTGAAGTCATTGAGTTTCGTAGTGATGGCAGACAAACCAATACCGGCCAACTGGCAGGTAAAACTGAAACCAACCAAAATAATAACACCCAAAATGCAGAGGATCAGCGCGTTGCACAATTAGAGGCGCGTATTAGAGATCAAGAGGCAAATGCGAATGCTCAGCGCTGTCAATCATTACGTAATAACTTAACCAACCTCAACGTGGGTGGCCGTATTTATGAAATGGACGCTAGCGGTAAGCGCCAGTATTTAGATGGCCGTGAAATTGAGCTAAAGCGTGAACGGGTTCAACAAGCAATCAGTCAATACTGTAACGGCTCGACCACCTAG
- a CDS encoding NAD(P)H-hydrate dehydratase, whose protein sequence is MSMQATLLSPQTTMPIALYNSQQLYTIEQAWFAQGHDSFGLMHQAAWQMAQHIKQLSALKSSASRSAGMSPSYPRDSRQQRASIWVGQGNNGGDGWLIAYYLQQAGWQVQVIIVSSDKSSKATVNDNKTNNKAANNKGEQASIADAIKAKQLALSINCHYQYFEDSVYSQINTTQSNTDNNARPREAPFTDIPLANVYVDALFGIGLDRIPTGVYKQAITSFNWAAKHATATESLVVAVDIPSGLVASTGQVFERIAIQADVTLCLIARKFGLHTKDGNDYSGEVLDIPLIPYQTTDQALTPVATLLNTAHDLSARRQNSYKGSYGQVLIIGGNRVDGSQGMGGAAILAASSAMATGAGKITVACHEAFHGALLTSLPDAMTISLHDEDGVKRLIADARVVAIGMGLGRDKKAQHLFITYIQAAIAQGKPIVIDADGLYHLASLHVDNPELVAQLRQYSTEYSVCLTPHSGEAAKLLDREVSDVESDRLAAIKQCAAIYGGAWVLKGVGSLVLEPVLEPVLEQHKVYVCGTGNAGMATAGMGDILSGVTAGLLAQQDLEGELHSLHQAVLIHGLAGDRLVNSDNNASLLIGQRGLQAQDMPAAIRHVMQLLIIH, encoded by the coding sequence ATGTCAATGCAAGCGACTTTACTCTCGCCACAGACAACGATGCCTATTGCGTTATATAACAGCCAGCAACTTTATACGATAGAGCAGGCATGGTTTGCACAAGGTCATGATAGTTTTGGATTGATGCACCAAGCGGCTTGGCAGATGGCACAGCATATCAAACAGCTGAGTGCTCTAAAGTCTTCTGCCTCTCGTTCAGCAGGCATGAGTCCGAGTTACCCGCGTGATAGTCGTCAGCAACGAGCTAGTATTTGGGTGGGACAAGGTAATAATGGTGGAGACGGCTGGCTGATTGCTTATTATTTACAGCAAGCGGGCTGGCAGGTACAAGTCATAATCGTTAGTAGTGATAAAAGCAGTAAAGCTACAGTCAATGATAATAAGACTAATAATAAGGCTGCTAACAATAAAGGTGAACAAGCCTCTATAGCTGATGCGATCAAGGCAAAACAGCTGGCGTTGTCTATTAACTGCCATTATCAATATTTTGAAGATAGCGTGTATAGCCAAATTAATACTACTCAAAGTAATACAGACAATAACGCTCGACCACGTGAAGCTCCTTTCACCGATATTCCCTTGGCCAATGTGTATGTCGACGCGTTATTTGGGATTGGATTGGACCGCATACCCACAGGAGTCTACAAGCAAGCAATCACTAGCTTTAACTGGGCTGCTAAGCACGCTACTGCCACTGAGTCTTTGGTGGTGGCCGTTGACATTCCGAGTGGTCTGGTGGCATCCACGGGTCAAGTATTTGAGCGTATAGCCATACAGGCTGATGTGACCTTGTGTCTGATTGCTCGTAAATTCGGTCTTCATACTAAAGACGGTAACGATTATAGCGGAGAAGTGCTTGATATACCGCTGATACCTTATCAAACGACTGATCAAGCATTGACGCCAGTCGCGACTTTGCTTAATACCGCACACGACCTATCTGCACGCCGACAAAACAGCTATAAAGGCAGCTATGGTCAGGTACTAATAATCGGTGGCAATCGAGTTGATGGCTCACAAGGTATGGGCGGGGCGGCAATATTAGCAGCTTCCAGCGCGATGGCGACCGGAGCGGGTAAAATCACTGTCGCTTGCCATGAAGCCTTTCACGGCGCGTTATTAACCTCGCTACCAGATGCGATGACTATCAGCTTGCATGATGAGGATGGGGTCAAACGCTTAATTGCAGATGCTAGGGTGGTGGCTATTGGCATGGGGCTCGGTCGTGATAAAAAAGCACAACATTTATTTATAACTTATATCCAAGCTGCAATCGCACAGGGCAAGCCTATAGTAATAGACGCCGATGGTCTTTATCATTTAGCCTCATTGCATGTCGATAACCCTGAACTAGTAGCACAGCTGCGACAGTACAGTACTGAATACTCAGTTTGTTTGACCCCACACAGTGGTGAAGCAGCGAAACTGCTTGATAGAGAGGTAAGTGACGTAGAAAGCGATAGATTAGCTGCAATAAAACAGTGTGCGGCGATTTATGGCGGTGCCTGGGTACTCAAAGGGGTAGGTTCCTTAGTATTAGAGCCGGTATTAGAGCCGGTATTAGAGCAACACAAAGTATATGTCTGTGGCACCGGTAACGCGGGTATGGCAACGGCGGGTATGGGGGATATATTATCTGGAGTGACCGCCGGTTTATTAGCCCAACAAGATTTAGAGGGTGAATTACACAGTTTACATCAAGCCGTTCTTATTCATGGGCTGGCAGGAGATAGGCTGGTGAATAGTGATAACAATGCATCGTTATTGATTGGACAGCGAGGTCTACAGGCACAGGATATGCCTGCGGCCATTCGGCATGTGATGCAATTACTGATCATTCATTGA
- the queG gene encoding tRNA epoxyqueuosine(34) reductase QueG: MNTKSQVVLPSKKSTQPSVGSSKAQDNITVNNLTSFATTTEVKQWIKTQAQALGFADCGFLSVHHPLFIAQMEQLQRWLAKGYEGQLQFMHNNHDLRAHPEQLVEGAKTIISVRMDYLTQAPTPRTVADNARPNQGIIARYARGRDYHKTMRGRLKQLALKIEGMLPEWRHLDIGAETEFIFRPFSDSAPIFERPIADAAGLGWTGKHTLLLNKQAGSFFVLGELFMSLELPDDEPVEAHCGSCSACIDICPTQAIVAPYELNASACISYLTIEHKGSIDTKYRRAIGNRVFGCDDCQLVCPWNRYAQLTPVDDFTPRHKLDNSSLVELWQWQETEFLRYTEGSPLRRTGYVNFLRNITIGLGNANASIDIITQLQSKLGVHSDMLDEHIEWAINEQRHKLSLL; encoded by the coding sequence ATGAATACAAAATCTCAAGTGGTTCTGCCATCTAAAAAATCCACACAGCCATCAGTAGGCAGTAGTAAGGCGCAAGATAATATCACGGTCAATAACCTAACGAGCTTTGCGACGACAACCGAAGTAAAACAATGGATTAAAACTCAGGCACAAGCTTTAGGATTTGCTGATTGTGGTTTTTTGTCGGTGCACCATCCGTTATTTATTGCACAAATGGAACAGCTACAACGTTGGCTAGCTAAAGGTTATGAAGGCCAATTACAATTTATGCATAACAATCACGATCTACGTGCACATCCTGAACAGCTGGTAGAAGGGGCAAAAACCATCATCAGTGTCCGGATGGATTATCTGACCCAAGCGCCAACACCGCGAACGGTCGCCGATAATGCTCGGCCTAATCAGGGCATCATTGCCCGGTATGCCCGTGGGCGTGATTATCATAAAACCATGCGGGGTCGTCTAAAACAATTGGCACTAAAGATTGAAGGCATGCTGCCTGAGTGGCGGCATTTAGATATTGGCGCTGAGACCGAGTTTATTTTTCGACCGTTTAGCGACTCTGCTCCTATTTTTGAGCGTCCCATAGCCGATGCGGCTGGACTGGGTTGGACAGGTAAGCATACTTTATTGCTTAATAAGCAAGCTGGCTCGTTCTTTGTGCTGGGCGAGCTGTTTATGAGTCTCGAATTGCCTGATGATGAGCCCGTTGAGGCCCACTGTGGCAGTTGTAGCGCCTGTATCGATATCTGCCCTACCCAGGCAATTGTCGCGCCCTACGAGCTCAATGCATCGGCCTGTATCTCTTATTTGACTATCGAGCACAAAGGGTCAATTGACACTAAGTACCGCCGTGCCATTGGCAATCGTGTCTTCGGCTGCGATGATTGTCAGCTAGTCTGTCCGTGGAACCGCTATGCCCAATTAACGCCAGTAGATGACTTTACCCCCAGGCATAAACTTGATAACAGTAGCTTAGTTGAATTGTGGCAATGGCAGGAGACAGAGTTTTTGCGATACACGGAAGGCAGCCCGCTCAGGCGCACAGGCTACGTTAACTTTTTACGCAATATCACTATTGGTTTGGGTAATGCTAATGCCAGTATAGATATCATCACGCAATTACAGTCTAAGTTGGGTGTTCACAGTGACATGCTAGATGAGCATATTGAGTGGGCAATTAACGAACAGCGTCATAAACTATCGCTACTTTAG
- the lysM gene encoding peptidoglycan-binding protein LysM: protein MGMFSFAKDIGDKIFNRDDDQHDAKVDTNADANTPAASGEPSAQSVASLLLRRIQQQNLNISNLKVKYSGSTDTAEISGSAKTQADREKAIIAIGNVQNVAKVIDNIDIEEDAPESTMYTVKSGDSLSKIARDVYGSSSDYLKIFEANKPMLADPDKIYPGQVLRIPKP, encoded by the coding sequence ATGGGAATGTTTAGCTTCGCAAAAGACATTGGTGACAAGATTTTTAACCGTGATGATGACCAGCATGATGCTAAAGTAGACACTAACGCTGATGCTAACACGCCAGCAGCCAGTGGCGAGCCCTCTGCTCAGTCGGTAGCAAGCCTTCTTCTACGTCGTATCCAGCAGCAAAATCTGAATATTAGTAATTTAAAAGTTAAATATAGCGGTTCAACAGATACGGCAGAGATTAGTGGCTCAGCTAAAACTCAAGCTGACCGCGAAAAGGCTATTATTGCTATCGGCAACGTACAGAATGTCGCAAAAGTTATTGATAATATCGACATTGAAGAAGATGCCCCTGAATCTACGATGTATACGGTCAAGTCTGGTGATAGTTTGTCCAAGATTGCCCGGGATGTTTATGGCTCATCTAGCGATTATTTGAAGATATTTGAAGCCAACAAGCCTATGCTTGCTGATCCAGATAAAATATACCCCGGTCAAGTATTGCGTATTCCTAAGCCATAG
- the acpP gene encoding acyl carrier protein produces the protein MSNDTELRVKAAVAEQLGMNVEDINNDASFMEDLGADSLDLVELVMSFESDFGITIPDEDSAELTTVQKAIDYVQAQL, from the coding sequence ATGAGTAATGATACCGAGTTAAGAGTAAAAGCCGCAGTAGCTGAACAATTGGGCATGAATGTTGAAGACATCAACAATGATGCTTCATTTATGGAAGACCTAGGTGCGGATTCATTGGACCTAGTTGAATTGGTCATGTCATTTGAAAGTGATTTTGGCATTACTATTCCTGATGAAGATTCAGCAGAATTGACCACTGTTCAAAAAGCAATTGACTACGTACAGGCTCAACTATAA
- the fabG gene encoding 3-oxoacyl-ACP reductase FabG, whose amino-acid sequence MSRTITLVTGASRGIGKAVAKRFAKEGHFVIGTATTEKGAALIDTYLHDSGGIGRVLDVRDSAQIDKLFEEIESVYGAVQVLVNNAGITQDGLLMRMKDDDWDNVVDTNLSSVYRMSKRAVRGMMKARRGRIINISSVVAQMGNAGQSNYAATKAGVEGFSRTLAREIGSRQVTINCVAPGLIETDMTDELDERLLNSMLDAVPISRLGQPEDIAAAVLFLASDEASYITGAVIPVNGGMYM is encoded by the coding sequence ATGAGCCGAACGATTACTTTAGTTACCGGTGCAAGCCGTGGTATTGGTAAAGCGGTTGCCAAACGCTTTGCTAAAGAAGGACATTTTGTTATTGGTACTGCAACCACAGAAAAAGGTGCCGCACTTATTGACACTTATTTGCATGATTCAGGTGGCATTGGACGAGTGTTAGATGTCCGTGATAGTGCGCAGATCGATAAGTTGTTCGAAGAGATTGAAAGTGTGTATGGTGCGGTACAAGTACTAGTGAACAATGCCGGTATCACTCAAGATGGCTTGTTGATGCGCATGAAAGATGATGACTGGGACAATGTGGTTGATACTAACCTGTCATCAGTGTACCGAATGAGCAAACGCGCTGTTCGAGGTATGATGAAAGCGCGCCGTGGCCGTATTATCAATATCAGCTCTGTCGTTGCGCAGATGGGTAACGCTGGACAATCTAACTACGCCGCTACCAAAGCTGGGGTCGAAGGTTTCAGTCGTACGCTTGCGCGTGAAATTGGTTCACGGCAAGTAACCATCAACTGTGTTGCTCCAGGCTTAATCGAAACGGATATGACTGACGAGCTCGACGAGCGCCTGCTCAATTCTATGTTGGATGCTGTACCGATTAGCCGTCTTGGCCAGCCAGAAGACATCGCTGCTGCGGTGCTGTTTTTGGCAAGTGACGAGGCCAGCTATATCACTGGAGCTGTTATTCCAGTCAATGGCGGCATGTATATGTAG
- the fabD gene encoding ACP S-malonyltransferase, which produces MASAPDMTKKQPSRIAVIFPGQGSQVVGMTTDLAEFYPQIHDTFTEASAALGEDLWAICQDENRLNQTQYTQPALLTASIAIWRVLQTKMDKAPCYLAGHSLGEYSALCAAGVIPFADAVRLVHKRGQLMKQAVEGIDTAMAAVLGLEDHRVETLCEQATEHVDGAIVGAANFNSPGQVVVSGNAAGVNAVIDKVQNTGKKAIALKVSVPSHCALMQPASRALAEALAAIPFNQANIPVIQNRNARVETSAQGIKQALTEQLSEPVLWSQTMQELADKQINVLIECGSGNVLSNLAKRQAQPIASYPVDKPVRLDKLMEILV; this is translated from the coding sequence ATGGCATCCGCACCAGATATGACAAAAAAACAGCCCTCTCGTATTGCAGTCATTTTTCCTGGACAGGGCTCGCAAGTAGTTGGTATGACTACCGATCTGGCTGAATTTTATCCTCAAATTCACGACACCTTTACTGAAGCTAGTGCCGCTCTGGGCGAAGACTTGTGGGCAATCTGTCAAGATGAAAACCGACTCAACCAAACTCAGTATACTCAGCCGGCATTATTGACGGCCAGCATCGCAATTTGGCGTGTTTTGCAAACTAAAATGGACAAAGCGCCTTGTTATCTAGCCGGTCACTCTTTGGGCGAATATAGCGCTCTTTGTGCCGCTGGTGTGATTCCTTTTGCCGATGCGGTAAGACTGGTACATAAGCGTGGCCAATTGATGAAACAGGCAGTCGAAGGTATTGATACGGCTATGGCAGCGGTATTAGGACTAGAAGATCATCGAGTCGAAACCCTATGCGAACAGGCAACTGAGCATGTCGATGGTGCCATCGTCGGAGCGGCGAATTTTAATAGTCCAGGACAGGTGGTGGTATCGGGTAACGCTGCTGGTGTTAACGCGGTAATCGATAAAGTGCAGAACACTGGCAAAAAAGCCATTGCTCTAAAAGTTAGCGTGCCGTCACATTGTGCGTTGATGCAGCCGGCGAGCAGAGCGTTAGCTGAAGCCTTAGCAGCAATACCATTTAACCAAGCCAATATTCCAGTTATTCAAAATCGCAATGCTCGAGTTGAGACCAGTGCTCAAGGTATCAAGCAAGCCCTAACTGAGCAGCTCAGTGAGCCGGTGTTATGGTCACAGACCATGCAGGAGTTAGCGGACAAACAAATTAATGTCTTAATTGAATGTGGTAGTGGCAACGTATTGAGCAATTTAGCCAAACGTCAAGCGCAGCCTATTGCCAGTTATCCGGTAGACAAGCCTGTTCGCCTAGATAAACTTATGGAGATTTTAGTATGA
- the rpmF gene encoding 50S ribosomal protein L32: MAVQKSRKSRSRRDMRRSHHRMTVAELSVDATTGEKHQRHHMTKDGFYRGRQLFKVSQDA; encoded by the coding sequence ATGGCCGTTCAAAAAAGCCGCAAAAGCCGTTCACGTCGTGACATGCGCCGTTCACATCACCGTATGACTGTCGCTGAACTCAGCGTAGATGCCACCACTGGTGAAAAACATCAGCGTCATCATATGACCAAAGATGGTTTCTATCGTGGTCGTCAGCTGTTCAAAGTCAGTCAAGACGCTTAA